The window CTGCGTTCTTTGATCCGAATAATGAATTTAAAGGGAGCATTGCTGGCATTAATGAGGTGTTAACAAGACAAGGGCTTCTGAAGGGACGATGGTGTTTACTTGATAAGGAAAGATTAAGCCCAAATCAATTGGAGGAAATAGATCGTGTGTATATCGACTATCCGCATTTGCATGACGATGTATTTGTAAAAGAGAACTTAGCCAACTGGTTGAAAGAGTAAGGAGCGATTGAAATGAAATCAATTGTGGCAAGGAGTCAAAAAGTCCATATTATCAAGCGCACGAAGCCAACGATTAAACCTTCTTATCTATCAATTGAAACACTGCACTCGGTCATTTCACCCGGGACTGAGCTGAGCTTGATTGGAATTAGTGGGGAAAGAGAAATCGCATTAGGCTATAGTGCGGTTGGAATTGTTACGGAATGTGGTGAAGGTGTAGATGATTATCAAAAAGGAGATATTGTTGCCTGTTATGGAGCCCCATATGTAGGGCATTCTGAATGTCTAGTAGTTCCAACTACGTTATGTGCAAAGGTTCCAGCTGGCGTAGAATCGAAGGAAGCTGCTTTAGCAGGGATTGGCGCAATCGCGATTCATGCCCTAAGGATTGCAAAACTCGAATTCGGTGAAACGATTGTTATTATTGGCTTGGGATTACTTGGTCAAATGATTGCTAAAATAGCCAATGCCGCTGCATATAATGTGATTGCCTTCGATATTCAAGCAGAGCGGGCAGCAATGCTTCGTGAAGAAGACCGTATTTGTTCTTTTTCTACTATTGAAGAAATGGAAAGTGAGATAGCGAAGTGTACGAAAAACCAGGGCGCTGATGCAGTTCTTTTATGTGCAGGCGGTAAACGATCCACACTTACAAATCAAAGTTTAGAATGGGTTCGTACACAAGGTAAAGTTGTAATTGTCGGGGATATCGAACCGGATTTCCCTCGGAACCTACTGTTTGCGAAGGAAGCACAAATACTTATTTCACGGGCTGGTGGCCCGGGCCGTTATGATCAAATGTATGAAAAACAAGCAATCGATTATCCATACGGTTATGTACGCTGGACAGAGGGCAGAAATGTAGCAGAGTATTTACGTTTAGTAAATGACAAACGGATTAATGTCCAATCTTTTTTAACGGATGAAGTCGACTTTAAGGATGCGCCGGCTGCATATGATGAATTGGTCAATAAAAAGTCAACTGCATTGACGAAGATTATTAACTATATAGTTTGAAATAAATAACCCCATTGAATTCGCTATCCCTTGTAAGGCACCTTCGCTCAGTTATAGAGGTATTCATGTTCAATATATATGAATGAGTATATTGAAAAGCTGAACTATAGAGTCGAGTACTTTCGTATTATATAGAAGGGAGCTATGTGTATGTTGAAAGTTGGCGTTATTGGTGGAGGTTCTATTTCTGAGTTTCATATTAAACCCTATATGAAAAACGAGGGAGTAGAGTTAGCCGCGTTGTGTGATAGCAATGAACAGCGTTTAGCCCTAGCAGGTGAACGATATGGTGTCACTGCACTCTATAACAACTACGTTGAGTTGTTGCAAAATCCGGAAATCGATGCGGTCAGTATTTGTACGTGGAATAATACACATGCAGCGATTGCGATTGCAGCATTAGAAGCAGGAAAGCATGTCTTAGTAGAGAAGCCATTAAGTATGACTGTCGTTCAAGCATTAGCTGTTGAAGCAGCAGTTAAAGAAACCGGAAAAGTCCTACAAGTCGGTTTCGTTAGACGTCACGGTGATAATACAAAGCTCCTTAAGCAATTTATCGAACAAGATGAACTTGGTGAAATTTATTACGCAAAGGCTTCCTGTTTAAGAAGGCTTGGTAATCCCGGTGGGTGGTTTAGTGATCAGTCGAAATCAGGTGGGGGACCGCTCATTGATTTAGGCGTTCATATGATTGATATCAGTTGGTATCTGATGGGGAAACCACGTCCTGTTTCGGTAAGTGGCAATACATATTCAAAGTTGGGCAATCGTAGCCATATTAAAAACCTTTCCTTCTATCAAGCAGCTGACTATGATCCGACCGTAAACGATGTGGAAGATTTAGCGAATGCCCTCATTCGTTTTGACAATGGTGCTTCTTTATATATTGATGTTAGCTATACACTTCATGCCAAAGAAGATGAGTTATACGTTAAATTGTTCGGGGAAAAAGGTGGCGCAGAAATTGAACCAAAGTTAGCGATGGTAACAGAGAAAAACAATACGATTTTAAATATTACGCCACAAATCGATAAACTTAGTTTTGATTTTGAAGGTGCCTTTAGAAACGAAATCAATCATTTCGTTGACTGTTGTATAGAAGGAAAAGAAACAATTGCACCTGTTGCTGATGGCGTGCAAATCATGAGGATATTGAATGCAGTCTATGAGTCAGCAAAAATGGGAAGAGAAGTTTACTTATAAATGAAAATGATAGATAAAGATGTTGTTATCGTAGGTGGTGGATTAGGAGGGTGTGCAGCAGCATTATCGGCATGCGCTAATGGCTTACAAGTGTTGTTAACTGAAGAAACAGACTGGATTGGTGGTCAAGTTACCTCGCAAGGAGTGCCACCCGATGAACATCAATGGATTGAAGAGTTTGGATCGACTCAGAGATATCAAGTGTATCGTAGAAAAGTTCGAGACACTTATTTACGAACAATGGATGTAAAAGGTACTAAAACACTGTTTAATCCAGGGAATGGATTGGTCAGCAACATTTGCCATGATCCGAGGGTTAGTCTGCATGTATTGAATGAAATGCTTCTGCCATATATCTTAACAAACCAACTTACGATTATATTGAACACGGCAGTTACCTCGGTTAAAAGAAATGGCAGAACAGTAACAAACATAACCTATAAAAATACTGTGACTGGAAAAGAAGAAATGGCTGTTGCACTCTATTTCATCGATGCTACAGAAGCCGGGGATCTATTACCATTAGCTAGTGTCGATTATGTAACAGGTGCGGAAGCAAAAGCAGATACTCATGAACCGCATGCATTGAAAGTCGCGGATTCTACCGATATTCAAGCATTCACATATGTACTAGGAATGGAGTACAGGCAAGGAGAAAATCATACGATTCCGGAGCCGGAGATGTACGAGTTTTGGAAAGAATTTCATCCAGCTATATGGCCCGATAACTATTTAAGCTTTTTCGCGCCACATCCGATTACGAAAGAGAAAAGAGAATATACGCTTTTCCGTGAAAAGACAGGATTCCCTCTCTGGGAATATCGACGTAGCTTTGATAAGCAACAGTTTAATACGCCAGTCGATGCTGGTGATGTCAGTTTAATGAATTGGCCGCAAAGTGATTACTTTTTAGGGAATATCTATGATGTAACTGAAGCAGAAAAAGAGCAACATATCTATCAAGCAAAACAGTTGAGCATGTCCCTGCTGTACTGGTTACAAACCGAAGCACCACGGTCTGATGGCAGTAAAGGATATCCAGGGTTGAAACTACGTAAAGATCTATTTACAACTGAAGATGGTTTAGCAAAAGCAGCCTATATTAGGGAATCAAGGCGCATAAAAGCAGATTATACAATTGTAGAGCAAGATGTTTCACCTGATTTTAATGAAGGGAAGACAGGGAAGTTATATGCTGATCGGATAGGAATTGGCTCATATAGTATCGATTTACATCCCAGCATGGCAGGGAGAACCTATTTAGATATAAAAGCATTACCGTACCATATTCCATTAGGTGCACTGATTCCAACAGATACAGATAATCTGTTAGCAGGCTGTAAAAATATCGGAACAACACATATAACAAATGGATGCTATCGCCTCCATCCAACAGAGTGGAATATCGGTGAAGCATGTGGCGCTTTAATTGCATTCTGTATAAAAAATAGCACAGATCCAAAAACAGTCCGTGCAAATAAAAAGATGTTAACAGAATTTCAAGATACCCTACGAGCAGATGGTTTCGAATTAGAGTGGCCGGCAGAATTTTATTGATAGTGAAAAATTAAAGTGGAGGGATCGAATGAATATTAGTATCAGTATGTATAGTTTGGCATCCACTATAAGCAAGGAAAAGTGGTCAATTGTCGATTTCATAGACTATGCAAGCAGTATTGGAATAGATGGGGTGGAATTACTTGATATTTATTGGGCGAATAAAGAAGATAAAGACGAAGAAATCGAGCAAGTGCTTACTGCATTGAAAAGCTATAACTTACAAGTGGCAGCATATGATATCACTAATAATTTTGTGAAAGAATCGGTTGAAGAACGTGCTGAAGAAGTGGCCAAGGTATTGAACGGTATTGAAGTTGCAAAAAAAATAGGAACGAGTATTGTACGCGTTTTTTGCGGCGATATCCATGGTGATAACACATATGAAAATGGATCGGCTTGGATTATCGAAGGCTTGAAAAAATGTGCAGAAACTGCTGAAAAAGAGCAAGTCTATTTAGCGATAGAAAATCACGGTTTATTAGCGGGGAAAAGTAAACAAGTTAACGAAATTATAAAGGCAGTGAATAATCCTTATGTAAAAACAACGTTCGATACGGGAAACTTTTTACTTGTCCATGAAAAGCCGACAGAAGCATTTGAACAGTTGAAAAACGAAATCGTTCATGTTCATTTTAAAGACTTTCGTAAAAAAGAAGAAAATGAGCCACTCCGTGGGTTTCGTTCCACAGAAGGAGTAGAGTTAATTGGGGTTATTCCTGGTGATGGTGAAGTTGATCTCGCTTATATTGTAAATGGATTAAAAGATAGTAATTATAATGGCTGGTTATCTATAGAATATGAAGGACATGACGACGCGAAAATGGCTAACGAAGAAGCGGTACGTCGTTTAAAAACCTATTGAGATAGGGGGATAGAAATAATCATGAGAATTGTATTTGCTAGTTTAGATAAAATCGACTTTCGTAACTCATTAGAAAATGTAAGCTTAATTGAGTCGGTTGAACAGTTAAAAAGAGCTGACAGCAAAGAGACTACATATGTATTAGCCATTTCTGAAGAGCAGTTGAAAGCTGTGGAAAATAGCGATAATGAGGTGTATATTCCCTTCACTGAGCTAACTGCTGATCATCAAAGACTGGGCTGGTATGTTTATTTTGATTTAGTAAACTATCCATTTTATCAAAAGGTAAAAGAGATGATCGCTAAGGAAGATAAACCTAAAGGCGTTTTCCGATTTAGACGAATGGTGAAACAAGATGAAAATAATTTGTTACTCGCGTGTGATCTATATGTATTATCTTCATTACTTGGCGAACCCCAAGGCATTCAAGTAAAACAAACCGATCAATTTGTGACTCCGACACATACAATTGTCTTGATGGACTTTGGTGAAGGAACAATGGCGCATATTGAATATACGGTAGCTGACCAAGAGCGAATTGAGCTTGAGTGGAGTGGGATTAAAACGATTATTGAATTTGATAGTAATCAGATGAGACCGATTCAATCAGGTAGTATAACGTCTTTGCCATTAGCCATTTCGGTCGATGCCATTTTAGCATCAGCACAGAAAGTAAATCAGGAGCTCATTACTCGATTGAATTATTTCAGTAACTTAATCAATGGGGGTGCACATTCATGAAACTTGGCATGATGAGTTTTGCACATATGCACGCATACAGTTATGCGGATGGCGTAAAGAGATTACCGAACGTTGAGTTAGTAGGCATTTTTGATGAAAATGTTGAAAGAGGTCAAGAAGCTGCCCGAAAATATGATACGGTCCATTACAGTGATCAAGCAGAGTTTCTATCATTGGAAATAGAAGCTGTCATTATTTGCAGTGAAAACAATCGCCATAAAGAAATGGTTGTAAATGCTGCGAAAGCAAAGAAGCATATCCTATGTGAAAAACCAATTGCAACAAATCTTACAGACGCTAAAGAAATAATTCAAGTATGTAAAGATCATGCCGTTATTTTGCAGATTGCTTATCCAGTCCGCTTTAGCTCGCCAATTCAACAAGTAAAAGAAATGATTGATAACGGAGAATTAGGTGATATTGTAGCTTTTCGGACGACCAATCGGGGTCAAAATCCTGGTGGCTGGTTTATTGATAAAGAGCAATCAGGTGGTGGTGCTGTACTAGATCATACCGTACATATGGTTGATATTATGCGATGGTATTTAAATGAAGAAGTCACAGAGGTAAAGGCGATTATTGATTCCTATTTTCATGATATAGCTATTGATGATGCGGGGCTTCTCACATTAGAATTCGAAAATGGCGTGATTGCTTCCCATGATGCAAGTTGGTCTCGTTTTACAGAGTACCCAACATGGGGAGATGTAACGATTGAGGTGATTGGGACGAAACAAACAGTGAAAGTCGATGCATTTAACGAACACGTTAAGATGTTCAGTAGTGGAAAAAAATCATTGGAACATATTTTTTATGGAAACGACATGGACTTTGGATTGATTCGTGATTTTATTAACTGTGTAAAGGAAGGAAGAGAACCATCTATAACAGGTTATGACGGACTAAAATCATTAGCGGTTTCATTGGCAGCGTACGAATCAAGTAAATTTAAAAAGGCAATTAGGTTATAAACGTTAATAGGGGGCACTAGTTTTCATCGATTATGATAGGAAGCTGTAGTGTCCTTTATTGTTTATTTGAAGAAGGTAAAAACTTCTAATTATATCGAACGTAAGAATCCTGCATAAACTGAGCGAAGGCGCCTTTCAAGGGGTAGCCGATGCCCAAAGATTGATAGCGCAGCGGTCAGGCTTAGGGCGGGAGGCATCCCCTGACGCCGAAGCGGATTCAATGGGGATCATTAATTCAACATATATTTAGGAAAGGCGTTGATCATCATAGACAAAATTATTTACTGGAATGATCATGAAACGGTTTTGTTTGCTGTTGAAGAATTAAGAAGGTTAATGAGAGAGGCAGGACATGAAAGTACAATCGATGCTCGAGCGGCATTCACTGTGCTTAATGAAAATATGTATAGGATTATCCTGCTAACAACAAACGAATATCATTCTTTGGTGGATATAAAAAAAACAATCACGCTAACTGAAGATGGTTTTGCATTGATTAGATCAGAAAATGATATGTGGATTATTGGGAATGAGCCCCGTTCTATTCTCTATGGCGTTTATATGTATTGTAAAAAGCAGTTTGGCTACCAGTGGATTGAATTGGACAAAGAAACAATCGTTCACCCTCATTCACCAAAGAAAGAAGAATTATATATACATGAACCGATGTTTGCTAGACGTGGAAATATTATTGAAACCATTAACGATCCCGGCTATATCAATTCCCTCATAGATTGGGGTGTTAAAAATGGACAAAATGAATATTTCTTCACGTTCTTCTTATGGGATGAGATTAAATCATACGTGACTCAGACATTAAAAAAACGGAATGCTCAAGTAACATTAGGCGGTCATAGTTTAAGTTACTTGCTTAGAGAGATACAAAAGAATACGGATGAGAACATGCTTAAGCAAGATGAAAAACTAAAGTTCTTTGCTGAAAATACATATCTTCAGGATAAAGTCATTCAAAAAATAGTTGCTATCTGTTTGGAAAACAAAGTAATTACTAGAATCTCGTTGTGGCCTGAAGATATCGGAATCGACGAAAAAAACGCGAGTGGATTTTTGCCGACCTATATTCGATTTACTGATAGATTGAAAGAAGGGCTTGGTAAAGAAGGGTTACACGTAGAAGTAGAATATATTGTGTACAATGCTGGGTTGTCTTGGAGTATGTTGGAGAGGGAAAGTCAAACTGAAGCGTCTGATCAAGTCGACGTTTTATACGCCTATTGGGGAAGGGATTATTCGTCAGCCATTGATTCAAGTGATCCTAGGCAAATTAGAGCCCATCAAGCATTACAAGACTGGAACAACCAAACGAAAAAAGGTGGGAAATCGTTAACAGTTCTTGAGTACTATAGTGATCATTTTATGTTAACAGACCTCTTTCCGCCACTTCTTATGAGAATACAGCAGGATTTACATGATTATAAACAATTGAATATAAACGGTGTTTTAAATTTAATTGTACCCACACATCAAAAACAACAATATCCAGAGTTAGAGGTCAACTATCCTTGGAAGTGGATCAATCATTTTAATAATTACGTATACACAAGGATCGCTTGGGGTGAGCAATATGAGATGATTGCCGAGGATTATTTCGCTGTTTTTAATGAAGATAAAGCAGCAATTCACGAGATGCTTATTGAAGTAGAAAAACTTGTTTCACAGCATACGAAATGGAATGCGCCCCTATTTCCCGCTAGAGTAGTTGATCCGGAAAAAGTTCATGAACCAATGACTCAATTAATGGTTCAGGCTTATTTAAAGGAAGTATATGATTGTTTATCAGCGTGGGATGTAAGCGAAATAGATTCATTATTAGCTATTCAAACAAAGGATAACTTTAGAGCATTTTCGGCAAAAGAAATGATGTTGATCTATTTTTATTATCTAAAAAAAGGAACGGAAATTTATACAAATGCATGGGCACTAAAAGGTGAAAAATAAACCCTAGCAGAATATACGGAGGTATAACTAATGGATATTAGCAATCTGCATTATTATGTACCAACAGAAAAAGTCAACGAACCAATGTTAATTGAAAAAAATCTAATTATTTACGGGGGGACACCAGCCGGTATCACAGCAGCTATTCAAGCGACGAAAATGGGGCTCACTGTCGTAATCGTTGAGTTCAGCAAACATATCGGCGGGATGACTGCTAGTGGATTAGGTGCTACAGATCTTGGCGCAGAAGATGCGGTGGGTGGGCTTTCGAGAGAGTTTTATCAAGAAATCGCGAATTATTATGGAAAAGAAAAACAATGGAAGTTTGAACCGAAAGCGGCTCAGTATGTGTTTGATAAATGGATGAAAGACTATGATATTCCGGTTTATTTGAACCAACATTTAGCCGAAGTTACTAAAGAGAATGGAAAAATTATTGAAATTGTAATGGAGAATGAAAACCGTTTTAAAGGAAAAGTTTTTATGGACTGTAGTTATGAAGGTGATTTATTAGCTCAGTCAGATGTCACTTTTTTTGTTGGACGAGAGTCGAATGCAACGTATAAGGAAATTTATAATGGGATTCAGTTTGGTGCACCTCATCATAAATTCGAAAAGTGGGTTGATCCCTATGTTGTGGAGGGGGAGCCAGAGAGTGGTCTGTTGCCCGGAATCACAGAGGATGATTCTGAACAATTGGGCTATCAAGGGCAAGGGGATCATAGAATCCAAGCGTATAATTTCCGGATTTGTTTGACGAGGGATAAAGAGAATCGTATTCCATTTCCTAAGCCACCACATTATGAAGCAGATCGATACCGGCTTCTTCTGCGTTATATAAAAGCAGGTGTTTGGGATGCGATGAACCTTCACACGATGTTGCCAAACGGAAAATCGGATTTAAATAATTACGGTGCAATATCGACGGACAATCTTGGAATGAATTACGATTGGCCTAAAGGGAGTTATCAAAGACGTGAGGAGATTTTTCAAGATCATCTAAATTATGATTTGGGGATGTTGTATTTTTTAGCGAATGATTTACGTGTACCAGCAGCTATACGGGAGGAAGTAACTGCTTGGGGGTTACCGAAAGATGAGTTTGAAAAAACTGGGCATTGGCCACATCAGTTGTATATCCGTGAAGGGAGAAGAATGATTTCTGATTACGTTATGACAGATCATAATTGTCTAAAGCAGACATTTGTTGATGATCCAATTGGTTTGGCGTCATTCCATATGGATTCCCATAACTGCCGACGTGTCGTGATTGATGGCAGGTGTGTGAATGAGGGAGACGTTCAGGTACCAATTGCTCCTTATGAAATTTCATATCGTTCCATTCGGCCGAAGATTGAGGAATGTACAAATTTACTTGTCCCGGTTTGCTTATCAAGTTCACATATTGCTTATGGATCGATTCGAATGGAGCCAATATTTATGATTCTAGGACAGACGGCGGGCACAGCAGCAGCCCTAGCTTATAAACAAAAAATAGCTGTTCAAGATGTAGATTACGAAGAATTAAAACAAGAACTTCTTAAGGCAGGCCAAGTTGTCGAATGGGGCGATGATATGGTGGATGACCCAATTAAACGAATGGAAGAAACGTTCGGAAAGTGATAAACAATACAATAGTGGAGGGGTCTAGATGAAAATCATTGCTTGGGAACGCGGTAGATTAAAAGAACTGGTAGAGTTATGGAATAAGGAATTAGCCGTTGATTTTCCGATGCGTGAAGAGCTATTTATGCAGAATAGCTTCGATGACGTGAACGTTAGCTATGACAGTTCTTATATCGCGGTAGATGAACAAGATCGTGTGATTGGATTTGTAGTTGCTAAACGATGGCAAGAAAAAATAGATGTGAAAATGGATACTAAAAAGGGTTGGATCCAAGTGCTATTAGTAGACAGTGCCTATCGTGGAAAAGGTATCGGTACAACACTTCTTGAACGTGTAGAAGCAGATTCCAAGAGAAATGGTGTTGAGGAGATACAATTGGGTGGAGATCCCTTCCACTATTTTTCAGGTATACCCGATCAATATAAGGATGCACAAAAATGGGCAGAAAAACATGGTTTCAATAAAAGAATAAACACATATGATTTAATTAATCACCTGGATAAAAAATATGACTTACCTGTTGATAATTCAGTTGCATTTACAATTCTTAAAAAGGCGGAACAAGAAGAACTAATTTCATTTCTAGAACGATGTTTTCCCGGAAGATGGGTCTATGAAACGATGAAGTACTTTGAAATGAATGGGGATGGACGAGAATTTGTTGTCGTCAAAAAGAAAGGTCAAATCATAGGGTTTTGTAGAATTAATGATAGCCACTCGCCTTTCATCGCACAAAACGTTTACTGGAGTCCTTTTTTTGAACAAAAAGTTGGAGGGATAGGTCCATTAGGGATTGATGCGAATGAACAAAAGCAAGGGTACGGATTAGCGATTGTTCAAGCGGCAATGGCTTATTTGCAAGAACGAAATATCGAAACAATCATTATTGATTGGACCATTTTAGTGGATTTTTATAAAAAACTAGACTTTAATCCATGGAAAATTTATGGTGTTTATTTAAAAGATTTAAAGTGAGATCTACCAACTATGGATAAACTGACGTAGAAATAATATTGGAGTTACTTTTTGAATCATTCAATTCACCTTGGAGAGATTAATCGTTATCAGCTAGGCTTATTGTTATCTCCTGCAATTGCAAATTTCTCTGCCAATGATATATCGTTAGACTACTAATATTATCGAACAGCAGATTAACCAACTAATGAACGGAAAAACTGTACAAGAATTCCGCTATTTTAACTCTGTATCCGAGAGGAAATGTTCAGCATTCATGTCTTGAGCTGAATCCTTCCTGTTCGGATTTTTTATTTCTCAATTATTTAGCGCGCTTGAATTAGGATATAGAAAACGTTCATGAACTAATAACATAAAGGTATTATAAACTCACTCAATTTATATTTTATGTATTAAAACACTTTTTTGGCAGAAGATAATAAGGAACCAAGCACTTAAAAGGAGAAGTGTTTTTGTACTAACTTTTCGCAAGGGGAATATCCCTGCAATATTTAGAAAAGTCCTTACAACTACAGGCTTGGTATTGATGAACTACCACAGGTGATTACGGCGGCGATTAATTCTTGGAACAGCTTAGAAAGTGAAGGAGGTGTAAATTCATGAGAACAATAAAAAGGATTGCCTTAGCTCTAGTAATAATTGGCGCTATTAACTGGGGCTTAATTGGATTATTTAAATTTGATTTGGTAGCATCAGTATTTGGCGGACAAGGGGCGTTTTTGTCAAGGGTAATCTATG of the Sporosarcina sp. FSL K6-1508 genome contains:
- a CDS encoding GNAT family N-acetyltransferase; protein product: MKIIAWERGRLKELVELWNKELAVDFPMREELFMQNSFDDVNVSYDSSYIAVDEQDRVIGFVVAKRWQEKIDVKMDTKKGWIQVLLVDSAYRGKGIGTTLLERVEADSKRNGVEEIQLGGDPFHYFSGIPDQYKDAQKWAEKHGFNKRINTYDLINHLDKKYDLPVDNSVAFTILKKAEQEELISFLERCFPGRWVYETMKYFEMNGDGREFVVVKKKGQIIGFCRINDSHSPFIAQNVYWSPFFEQKVGGIGPLGIDANEQKQGYGLAIVQAAMAYLQERNIETIIIDWTILVDFYKKLDFNPWKIYGVYLKDLK
- a CDS encoding zinc-dependent alcohol dehydrogenase, whose protein sequence is MKSIVARSQKVHIIKRTKPTIKPSYLSIETLHSVISPGTELSLIGISGEREIALGYSAVGIVTECGEGVDDYQKGDIVACYGAPYVGHSECLVVPTTLCAKVPAGVESKEAALAGIGAIAIHALRIAKLEFGETIVIIGLGLLGQMIAKIANAAAYNVIAFDIQAERAAMLREEDRICSFSTIEEMESEIAKCTKNQGADAVLLCAGGKRSTLTNQSLEWVRTQGKVVIVGDIEPDFPRNLLFAKEAQILISRAGGPGRYDQMYEKQAIDYPYGYVRWTEGRNVAEYLRLVNDKRINVQSFLTDEVDFKDAPAAYDELVNKKSTALTKIINYIV
- a CDS encoding FAD-dependent oxidoreductase translates to MKMIDKDVVIVGGGLGGCAAALSACANGLQVLLTEETDWIGGQVTSQGVPPDEHQWIEEFGSTQRYQVYRRKVRDTYLRTMDVKGTKTLFNPGNGLVSNICHDPRVSLHVLNEMLLPYILTNQLTIILNTAVTSVKRNGRTVTNITYKNTVTGKEEMAVALYFIDATEAGDLLPLASVDYVTGAEAKADTHEPHALKVADSTDIQAFTYVLGMEYRQGENHTIPEPEMYEFWKEFHPAIWPDNYLSFFAPHPITKEKREYTLFREKTGFPLWEYRRSFDKQQFNTPVDAGDVSLMNWPQSDYFLGNIYDVTEAEKEQHIYQAKQLSMSLLYWLQTEAPRSDGSKGYPGLKLRKDLFTTEDGLAKAAYIRESRRIKADYTIVEQDVSPDFNEGKTGKLYADRIGIGSYSIDLHPSMAGRTYLDIKALPYHIPLGALIPTDTDNLLAGCKNIGTTHITNGCYRLHPTEWNIGEACGALIAFCIKNSTDPKTVRANKKMLTEFQDTLRADGFELEWPAEFY
- a CDS encoding alpha-glucuronidase family glycosyl hydrolase encodes the protein MIIIDKIIYWNDHETVLFAVEELRRLMREAGHESTIDARAAFTVLNENMYRIILLTTNEYHSLVDIKKTITLTEDGFALIRSENDMWIIGNEPRSILYGVYMYCKKQFGYQWIELDKETIVHPHSPKKEELYIHEPMFARRGNIIETINDPGYINSLIDWGVKNGQNEYFFTFFLWDEIKSYVTQTLKKRNAQVTLGGHSLSYLLREIQKNTDENMLKQDEKLKFFAENTYLQDKVIQKIVAICLENKVITRISLWPEDIGIDEKNASGFLPTYIRFTDRLKEGLGKEGLHVEVEYIVYNAGLSWSMLERESQTEASDQVDVLYAYWGRDYSSAIDSSDPRQIRAHQALQDWNNQTKKGGKSLTVLEYYSDHFMLTDLFPPLLMRIQQDLHDYKQLNINGVLNLIVPTHQKQQYPELEVNYPWKWINHFNNYVYTRIAWGEQYEMIAEDYFAVFNEDKAAIHEMLIEVEKLVSQHTKWNAPLFPARVVDPEKVHEPMTQLMVQAYLKEVYDCLSAWDVSEIDSLLAIQTKDNFRAFSAKEMMLIYFYYLKKGTEIYTNAWALKGEK
- a CDS encoding Gfo/Idh/MocA family protein, giving the protein MKLGMMSFAHMHAYSYADGVKRLPNVELVGIFDENVERGQEAARKYDTVHYSDQAEFLSLEIEAVIICSENNRHKEMVVNAAKAKKHILCEKPIATNLTDAKEIIQVCKDHAVILQIAYPVRFSSPIQQVKEMIDNGELGDIVAFRTTNRGQNPGGWFIDKEQSGGGAVLDHTVHMVDIMRWYLNEEVTEVKAIIDSYFHDIAIDDAGLLTLEFENGVIASHDASWSRFTEYPTWGDVTIEVIGTKQTVKVDAFNEHVKMFSSGKKSLEHIFYGNDMDFGLIRDFINCVKEGREPSITGYDGLKSLAVSLAAYESSKFKKAIRL
- a CDS encoding sugar phosphate isomerase/epimerase family protein, with the translated sequence MNISISMYSLASTISKEKWSIVDFIDYASSIGIDGVELLDIYWANKEDKDEEIEQVLTALKSYNLQVAAYDITNNFVKESVEERAEEVAKVLNGIEVAKKIGTSIVRVFCGDIHGDNTYENGSAWIIEGLKKCAETAEKEQVYLAIENHGLLAGKSKQVNEIIKAVNNPYVKTTFDTGNFLLVHEKPTEAFEQLKNEIVHVHFKDFRKKEENEPLRGFRSTEGVELIGVIPGDGEVDLAYIVNGLKDSNYNGWLSIEYEGHDDAKMANEEAVRRLKTY
- a CDS encoding FAD-dependent oxidoreductase, translated to MDISNLHYYVPTEKVNEPMLIEKNLIIYGGTPAGITAAIQATKMGLTVVIVEFSKHIGGMTASGLGATDLGAEDAVGGLSREFYQEIANYYGKEKQWKFEPKAAQYVFDKWMKDYDIPVYLNQHLAEVTKENGKIIEIVMENENRFKGKVFMDCSYEGDLLAQSDVTFFVGRESNATYKEIYNGIQFGAPHHKFEKWVDPYVVEGEPESGLLPGITEDDSEQLGYQGQGDHRIQAYNFRICLTRDKENRIPFPKPPHYEADRYRLLLRYIKAGVWDAMNLHTMLPNGKSDLNNYGAISTDNLGMNYDWPKGSYQRREEIFQDHLNYDLGMLYFLANDLRVPAAIREEVTAWGLPKDEFEKTGHWPHQLYIREGRRMISDYVMTDHNCLKQTFVDDPIGLASFHMDSHNCRRVVIDGRCVNEGDVQVPIAPYEISYRSIRPKIEECTNLLVPVCLSSSHIAYGSIRMEPIFMILGQTAGTAAALAYKQKIAVQDVDYEELKQELLKAGQVVEWGDDMVDDPIKRMEETFGK
- a CDS encoding Gfo/Idh/MocA family protein, producing the protein MLKVGVIGGGSISEFHIKPYMKNEGVELAALCDSNEQRLALAGERYGVTALYNNYVELLQNPEIDAVSICTWNNTHAAIAIAALEAGKHVLVEKPLSMTVVQALAVEAAVKETGKVLQVGFVRRHGDNTKLLKQFIEQDELGEIYYAKASCLRRLGNPGGWFSDQSKSGGGPLIDLGVHMIDISWYLMGKPRPVSVSGNTYSKLGNRSHIKNLSFYQAADYDPTVNDVEDLANALIRFDNGASLYIDVSYTLHAKEDELYVKLFGEKGGAEIEPKLAMVTEKNNTILNITPQIDKLSFDFEGAFRNEINHFVDCCIEGKETIAPVADGVQIMRILNAVYESAKMGREVYL